The Virgibacillus sp. SK37 region GGCTGATCCGCCCGCTCCAAAGTCACCGCCACCTATGCTAACATAGTTTGTTTCCATGATATCTTCATAGTCTGCAAGCTTTTTATTTACTTTTTCCGTTATCTCTTCCGTATAGGCAAGCGAGCTTCCTTGATCTGTTTCAATCCGTACTTCCATCTGCCCCTGATCTGCAGAAGGAATGAACTCTGCACCAATAAACGGGGTCAGTGCAAGACTTGCTACAATTGCTAGAAGAGTAGCTGCAATTGTTGTCTTGCGATGGCCAAGTACCCATTTCAAAATACTGCGGTATTTACCATTCACCCAATCAAGGAACCGATCAAACCAATAGCGGCGCCCTCCGTTTTCCATTGCTTTGGAAAGTAGCTTGGATGAAAGCATTGGAACAAGTGTAACAGCTACTACCAAAGAAGTAATGAGCGAGAAGGAAACTGCCAATGCTAATGGTGTAAATAAATCGGAAGCAATACCTTCTACATAAATAATTGGTAAAAACACGACCAACGTGGTTGTTGTTGAAGCAATTACCGCTGGGGCAAGCTCTGATGCACCTTTAATTGCTGAATCAATTAAATTATAGCCACGTTGCCGATAGGTATAAATGTGCTCGAGAATAACGATCGAACTATCCACCATCATACCAAGCCCTAATGCAAGACCACCAAGTGTCAAAACATTCAGCGTTTCTCCGGTGAAATACATTAGGGAGAAAGTTGTTATAATCGCAATTGGTATCGATAAACCAATAACAATTGTTGCCCTTATGCTTTTCAGGAATAAGAGCAAAATAAATATAGAAATGATTCCCCCGATGAGTATGTTTTGAACAACGGATTTAATGGACATTTGAATAAACTCAGATGTGTCAATAACAACGTTTAAATCCACATCATCCGGAAGATCTGCCTTGATTTCATCCATACTCCCCTGAATATTTTTGGCGACATCTACTGTGTTACTGTCTGTCTTCTTCATGACAGATAATACGACAGAAGGTTTGCCGTTCACCAAGGTAACACTAGATTCATCCTTATACGTATCCTTAACCTCAGCAACATCTTCTACATGTATTTTTGCTCCTGATTCTGTTTGCAGAATCGTTTGCTTAATGTCATCAAGAGAATCAAATTCACCTGTTAACCGAAGCTGTAAATCCTGATTTCCTTTTTCCACCGTACCTACAGAAGCAGACTGATTGGAACTGGACAGAGCCTGTGTGACTGTCTGGGCAGTTACACCATATTGCGTAAGCTTTGCCTGGTTAAGCACAAGTTGAATTTCTCTTTCTTTTCCTCCTTCAACAGAAACAGATCCGACCCCACCTTGACGCTCAAAGAAAGGTACGATTTGATCGTCTGCAATTTCGGTCAAGGCGGCTGCATCTTTACCGGTTAAGCCCACCCACATTACAGGAAGCTGATCTGGGTTAAAGCGCATAATCCGGGGATCACCCGCCCGATCTGGTAACGCTCCTTTTACTTGATCAATACTCTCTCTGACATCAAGTAAGGCTTGATCCAAATCGGTTCCATTACTGAACATCATGAGTACCAAAGATGATCCGGATTGAGATTGCGATTGAACGGTCTCGATCCCTTCCACCGTACTCACAGAGGATTCTATCGGCCTACTGATTAAATTTTCTACTTCCTGTGGGGCTGCATCCTGATAAGATGTAGCAACTACAGCAACTGGGAGATCAATCTTCGGAAAAAGGTCAATGGTTAAACTTCGTACCGAAACGATCCCTAATGCCAGTACTGCAAGAACAATCATAATAACTCCCACAGGTCGTTTTACGGATGTTTGAACAAGCTTCACTGTTTATTCCCCTTTCGAAACCTTTACCTGATTACCGTCAGACAATGTCAGCTGACCACTAACGACAACCTTGTCACCAGCTTTGACGTCACCCTTTATTGCCGTATGGTCTGATTGTGTCTCCACAATTTCAACTTTTTTCTTTCCTGCTTTATTGTCTTTTACAATATAGACAAACGAAGCATCACTTTCTTCAACGATTGCTGAGGTTGGTACAGTCAATGCACCCTCCACTTTTTTCTCGGTTATATGTACTTCTGCAACCATACCAGGTAAAATCTTTTCATCTTCGTTTTCGATAGAAACTTGCACAGGGTAAAGTCCCGTATCGTCTGGAAGACTACCAATGGATGTTACCTCAGCATCATATTCTTCTTCATCAATCATTACCTTCACTGTATCTTCCAACTTGAACAGCGAACGTGCATCTGCAGTCACTGTTACTTTTACCTTCATTGGATCCATATCTGTAATTACTGCGAGTGGTTCTTCCGTTGAAGTTGTTTCTCCCTCTGAAACGGAAAGACTTGCCACTTCCCCATCCCTAGGTGCACGGATATTTTGCTTTCCTTGGGGTGTTGAAATTTTAGCGATAAGATCATCTTCCTCGACCATATCTCCATTCCTTACTTCCAGTTCATCTACTTCCCCTGGTACCTGAACCATCACGGGGGACGTACTGTTTGGCGAAGTCCGGCCATATAGCATTTTTTCAATAACCATATCTTTTTTCACCGCTTCGGTCACCTCTACTGGTGTCACTTTCTCTTTCTCATCACTCTTACTCTCGTCTTCATCATTACATGCAGCAAGCAAACCAATGATGGCAAATGTTAAAAGAATAAGTGTTCCCAACCTTAATTTCTTCATTATCTTTTCTCCTCTCGTTTACACTCAATTTAATAATTCTACGTTAAAAATTTGGGCAAGCTGCTTACTTTCTAATTGCAGCATAGGAATAGCCGAAAAGTGTGCAAGCAACCCCTGAATAATTATGGGAGAAGGTTCTTCTTTCTCTGCCTCATCCATTATTGTTTCTACTACTTTTTGGAGCTGACCTTTCTTTCCAGCATCCATATCCAAGTCGTTTAGCTTTTTACATACCTCAGCAATAACATCATCTAAAGCAACGTGATTCAATTGTTGTTCATATCGATATGTATTAGGGACATTTGCTGATGATAGCAAAGGCTTTTCCTCTTTTTCCAACATCCCTTGAACAATTTCATCCAAGCGCCGGATAATAAATGGTCCTATTTCATTTTTATCAATGTGTATATTATCTATAACCATCCACTTAAAATAACCGTTTATTAACCCTTCCAATTGAATAATTGTATCGATAAGCAGATCATCAAGCGTACTGCCATAAATTGCTGTGATCTTCTCCTTCATCCAGTAAAAATTTTGCAATTTCATTTCCTGAATAATCTTATCCGTATTTTTCCCAATCGAGATATTTTCCCGTAAGTGCATTGTTATTAGATCTTTATAGCTAGCAATATATTCCGTTAAAACAGCTATTTGATTCGCCAAATTCTCTCTTGGAGGCTGATTCTTCTCGTCAACCTCACTCATTTTTTCTTTTATCTGTGTATAAAAATGGGAAAATACTGTTGTAATAAAATCCTCTTTTGATTGGAAATAAATATAGAAAGCACCTTTGGAGACTCCAGCTTCATTCGCTATTTCTTGTATAGACGTCTGATGATAACCCTTCTGAGCAAATAATTTCATACCTGCCATCAGCAAAGAAAGCTTCTTTTCATTCATGTTTTCACCTGTTTCTTTTACGTTTTCACGTCCGGTTTAGTTTCATTATTTTTATGACTGACCGGTTAGTCACCTATATTCAAATGGATTGCTTCTCTATATTACATGTGTGTAACCTGTTTATACAAGTAGAAAGATTGGGTTTTTCTACTTACTGCATAACATTTATTCACTGACTATCTCACTAACAAAAGTGCAATAGCCTTAAAGTAAGGGAGACAAGCGGAATCCACCCCACCCCGGGACAGCCACTGTCTGCCTTGGTGCGAATAGGGACTGCTAAAGTTGGACTGGGGCTATGATTACTAGCCCCGTTGAAAAAAACGCAGCCCTTCATGCTTAAAAAATAATATGGCCGCCATCTTCCATTTCAATCAATTGATATATATTTAATAATCGAAGAAGTATCTTTTACCTTTAATAGCTTTGAAATATATACTTTAGCGAAGGAAAAATACGGAGACTCCTGGGGGAGATGAGGCATCGGTGAGACCCCGGAATGCGTAGCATGAGGAGGCTCATCAGCCGCCCCCGGAAAGCGCAGTATTTTTCCGTAGTGGTGTTATTTAGCTATTTCCATGGCTATAAAATTTGTATTTTCCTGCTTATTATATGAAATAAACCGACTGGTCATTATTTAATTAATCCAAGTGAAAAAATCATTGCCAAACAGTCTACTTTCATTTTGGCGAGCAACTAATTGACCTGTACGTATATATTGAAGGTCAATGGTATGGTGAGATGCATCAACAGTTATACCTGTCCCATCCTTAAAGAGAATATAGGTTTGATTGAGTCGTTCTATACATTTCCGAATATGTTGATAAGCGACCCAAATACAAGCATCGTTTTTTATGGAAGCTGTTGGAAACATATAAATATTTTTTTCAGGAATAATCCGGATCGGCAATTTATTTTTTAATTGAAGGATATGGTTAGATTCGACTTGCCTTCTTTTTAGTGTAGACCCATAAATAATACAATTTTGATCAATGATTTGTTCGGGTCTGAATGCACAGAGTGTTTCTTTTTCAGAACCTGCTTCTATAATAGAAGAGCGAAAATGCGTAGAGTGATTATGTAGAGATATAGCTTTTGTTTTATTTGTAATCATGTATAGTTTCTTCAATTAGTCTATTCCCCCTTATCTATATAAGCCTATATTACTATGAATATTCAGATAAGGGAACATTCTTTGCTCAAAGAAGAAAACGTTTGATCAATCCCGTTTTCGGGTAATGTTAGGAAGTTATTTTCAAAAGACAAGAAAAACTGGAAATACAAACAAATAGTTGTTTATAATAGGATGAGTAACTAAGTTGAGGAGGAATAACACATGACAAAACAGACAGCAAACCAAGAGCAGTCAAATAACAAAGGCTTCCTTTCAGGTACCATCTTCGGGATAATGATCGGGCTACTAACCGCCATCTTTTTGACTCCGAAGTCAGGGAAAGAATTACGAGGAGACTTCGTATATCAGGCGGGCTCTGTAAAAGACAAAGCCCTCACTAAAAAAAGTGATATTCAAAAGGCTACCCAAGTGAAGCTTTCTGAGATAAAGGAAAACAAGATTATGCCTGTTGCAAAATCTAAACAGAATAATAATGAAGAAGAAAAGGCTGCTTCTCCATCTCCATCAGAAGCTACGAAAGCCAATCCGGTTAATAATGTGAAAGATAGTGAACAAGGTGCTCAATTACAAGCAGATTACATGCAGGATGCTAAAGGAAACGAAGCTGAAGATACAACATCGGAGGAAAAGCCAGCAGCAACTACTCCACAAGAGAGCAGCTCAAAAGGGAAGGATTCCGACAAAGCTGCTTCCGAATCAAAAGATGGAGAAAAGAAAACAAAGGCCAAAAGTTCTACAAACAAAAAAAGACACTACGAACGCGACAGGAAAACAAAAAGCATCAACTTCAACAAAGAAGAGCACAGGTTCAACTGCTAAGAAGTCAGGCAGTACGACTAAAAAGGCTGCTTCTACTAAAAGCACAGCTAATAAAAAATCCACTACTGCAAAGAAGACAGAGGATAAAAAATAAGTGAAAGCGCAAGCTCCTTGTTTTTAGGACAAAAAGCAGAACAGTCTCTAATAGCTTAGAGTGCTGTTCTGCTTTTTTATTGATATAATGTGAAGCTTTTTCATGATAGCTCCTTAATTGATTATTGGTTTCCTGCTCCACCATTCATATCATTATCTTCTTCGTTGTTATCATCATTGTTATTGTTGTCATTGCCCATGCCATTGTCTTCGTTATCTTCGTTCATATCGATATCCTCATCAATACCGTCACCGTTCATGTCATCATTGTTATTCATGTCATTATCTTCAGCAGGATTGTCGTTGTTGTTGTCATCCTCCTGGTTTAACGGTGCCTCTTCTTCGACAGGATCTGTGTCATTATCTGTACCACAAGCAGCGACAAGAGACAAGGCTAGTACTGGCGCACCAAGCTTGATTAAAAACTTTTTATTCATGTTGAATTCCTCCTTTTGTATGTTCGCTATCGATTTTAGCTTAACCAGAACTAGAATTGTGATACTCCTTTTTTCATAAAAAATTCTAATTTTGATTTAGGAGGATTTTGTGTTGTTAAAGAAGAGGGTATTTACCTTTGTAGTGTGGGAATTTTAATAAGAGAAGTAGTAGCTTTTCTTAAAAGGGAATATGAAAAATACATAGATAGTATTGGCAGAAGAAGGGATAGAAAGCGCCATCTTCTGCCTTTATATTACTATTTAATAGCAAACATGATTTCGGCTTCACAGGCTACTTCACCGTCAACAGTAGCAATTCCCTTTCCTTTTCCAATTGCGCCTTTAAACCTTATGATTTCAACCTCTAATTGGAGCTGATCACCTGGGCGAACCTGCTTTTTAAATCGGCATTTATCAACACCTGCAAGAAAACCGAGCTTCCCTTTATTTTCTTCTTTTCCCAGAACAGCCATTGCACCAACCTGGGCTAAAGCTTCAATGATTAAAACCCCTGGCATGACCGCATATTCCGGGAAATGTCCTTGAAAAAAAGGTTCATTTGCACTAACATTTTTCAACCCGACAACACGCTTTCCTTCCTCCATTTCGGTCACTCTATCCACTAAAAGAAAAGGATAGCGATGAGGTATTGTTTGTTTGATTTGCTCTATGTCCATCATTTTATTCCTCCTATATGTTATGTATTTTTTCCATTATACCAGAGAAATGTTTCATCTTACGTATAAAAAGGTAATAGAGAGGTAACTGC contains the following coding sequences:
- a CDS encoding efflux RND transporter permease subunit — its product is MKLVQTSVKRPVGVIMIVLAVLALGIVSVRSLTIDLFPKIDLPVAVVATSYQDAAPQEVENLISRPIESSVSTVEGIETVQSQSQSGSSLVLMMFSNGTDLDQALLDVRESIDQVKGALPDRAGDPRIMRFNPDQLPVMWVGLTGKDAAALTEIADDQIVPFFERQGGVGSVSVEGGKEREIQLVLNQAKLTQYGVTAQTVTQALSSSNQSASVGTVEKGNQDLQLRLTGEFDSLDDIKQTILQTESGAKIHVEDVAEVKDTYKDESSVTLVNGKPSVVLSVMKKTDSNTVDVAKNIQGSMDEIKADLPDDVDLNVVIDTSEFIQMSIKSVVQNILIGGIISIFILLLFLKSIRATIVIGLSIPIAIITTFSLMYFTGETLNVLTLGGLALGLGMMVDSSIVILEHIYTYRQRGYNLIDSAIKGASELAPAVIASTTTTLVVFLPIIYVEGIASDLFTPLALAVSFSLITSLVVAVTLVPMLSSKLLSKAMENGGRRYWFDRFLDWVNGKYRSILKWVLGHRKTTIAATLLAIVASLALTPFIGAEFIPSADQGQMEVRIETDQGSSLAYTEEITEKVNKKLADYEDIMETNYVSIGGGDFGAGGSANSAVFTMQLIPSGEREKSTAQVVQQMDKDLSDIPGAEITVSAMDSGMGMGDPIQIQLNGPEHEVLSQLADQVVSEISEVKGIYNAESGAAEGVPQMNIVIDDERAAMYGLSQDQILGQIQLQFTGQVATQYREDGQEMDVTLMYPEDKRSSISDLQDMKIQSSSGATIPLEEVATFDEMNGPATLLRENQQPQMNVTSQVVDRDLGSVVSDVESKLEGLNLPEGYTYEIGGQAEDMAKSFGDLAIALIFSIFLVYAVMAIQFENFLFPLIIMFAMPTTVVGVLLGLFIAGIPLSIPAFIGIIMLAGIVVNNSIVLVDYINILRRKGKDRYEAILEAGPSRLRPILMTTLTTILAMVPLAFALGEGAETQQPLAVTIIFGLGVSSMFTLLLIPVVYTLFDDLTKKITGRKRKRNKKKEA
- a CDS encoding efflux RND transporter periplasmic adaptor subunit; this translates as MKKLRLGTLILLTFAIIGLLAACNDEDESKSDEKEKVTPVEVTEAVKKDMVIEKMLYGRTSPNSTSPVMVQVPGEVDELEVRNGDMVEEDDLIAKISTPQGKQNIRAPRDGEVASLSVSEGETTSTEEPLAVITDMDPMKVKVTVTADARSLFKLEDTVKVMIDEEEYDAEVTSIGSLPDDTGLYPVQVSIENEDEKILPGMVAEVHITEKKVEGALTVPTSAIVEESDASFVYIVKDNKAGKKKVEIVETQSDHTAIKGDVKAGDKVVVSGQLTLSDGNQVKVSKGE
- a CDS encoding TetR/AcrR family transcriptional regulator, which encodes MNEKKLSLLMAGMKLFAQKGYHQTSIQEIANEAGVSKGAFYIYFQSKEDFITTVFSHFYTQIKEKMSEVDEKNQPPRENLANQIAVLTEYIASYKDLITMHLRENISIGKNTDKIIQEMKLQNFYWMKEKITAIYGSTLDDLLIDTIIQLEGLINGYFKWMVIDNIHIDKNEIGPFIIRRLDEIVQGMLEKEEKPLLSSANVPNTYRYEQQLNHVALDDVIAEVCKKLNDLDMDAGKKGQLQKVVETIMDEAEKEEPSPIIIQGLLAHFSAIPMLQLESKQLAQIFNVELLN
- a CDS encoding competence protein ComK, which gives rise to MKKLYMITNKTKAISLHNHSTHFRSSIIEAGSEKETLCAFRPEQIIDQNCIIYGSTLKRRQVESNHILQLKNKLPIRIIPEKNIYMFPTASIKNDACIWVAYQHIRKCIERLNQTYILFKDGTGITVDASHHTIDLQYIRTGQLVARQNESRLFGNDFFTWIN
- a CDS encoding YtxH domain-containing protein, which encodes MTKQTANQEQSNNKGFLSGTIFGIMIGLLTAIFLTPKSGKELRGDFVYQAGSVKDKALTKKSDIQKATQVKLSEIKENKIMPVAKSKQNNNEEEKAASPSPSEATKANPVNNVKDSEQGAQLQADYMQDAKGNEAEDTTSEEKPAATTPQESSSKGKDSDKAASESKDGEKKTKAKSSTNKKRHYERDRKTKSINFNKEEHRFNC
- the fabZ gene encoding 3-hydroxyacyl-ACP dehydratase FabZ; translated protein: MMDIEQIKQTIPHRYPFLLVDRVTEMEEGKRVVGLKNVSANEPFFQGHFPEYAVMPGVLIIEALAQVGAMAVLGKEENKGKLGFLAGVDKCRFKKQVRPGDQLQLEVEIIRFKGAIGKGKGIATVDGEVACEAEIMFAIK